The following proteins are encoded in a genomic region of Oryctolagus cuniculus chromosome 13, mOryCun1.1, whole genome shotgun sequence:
- the LAMB3 gene encoding laminin subunit beta-3 isoform X1: MRPLLLLCLALPGLLCAQQACSRGACYPPVGDLLIGRTQFLRASSTCGLTKPETYCTQYGEWQMKCCKCDSRLPHNYNGHRVENVASSSGPTRWWQSQNDVSPVSLQLDLDSRLQLQDIMMDLKGPMPAGLLIERSSDFGKTWQVYQYLATDCTSAFPRVRQGQPQSWQDVRCQPLPQRPNGHLNGGKVHLNLMDLASAIPATRSQKIQELGDITNLRINFTQLAPVPQRGYHPPSAYFAVSQLRLHGSCFCHGHADRCIPRPGAPAGPSTAVQVHDVCVCQHNTAGPNCERCAPFYNNRPWRPADGQDAHVCQRCDCNGHSETCHFDPAVFAASQGTRGGVCDNCRDHTEGQNCERCQLHYFRNRRPGAPIQETCIPCECDPDGAVPGAPCDPATGQCVCKEHVQGERCDLCKPGFTGLTHTNPQGCHRCDCSILGSRRDMPCDEESGRCLCLPNVVGPKCDQCAPNHWKLASGRGCEPCACDLRHALSLQCNQFTGQCPCREGFDGLTCSAAAIRQCPDRTHGDAATGCRACDCDFRGTEGPGCDKVSGRCLCRPGLTGRRCDQCQRGYCDRYPVCVACHPCFHTYDADLREQALRLGRLRNTTAGLGSRPDLEDHGLASRILDAKSRIDQIQAILDNSLVSQQDMAQVADGILSIRQTLQGLQLDLPLAEEVLALPGDLERLDRSFQHLLVLYQGRREQFEKLSSADPSGAFRMLTEAYERSAQAAQQVSDSTRLLSQLRENRREAEGLEWQAGTGGGASSPQLAALRLEMAALPDLTPTINKLCGGSRRTACTPGTCPGDLCPRDNGTSCGSHCKGALPKVGEALRTAGQVAEQLRSFNAQLQQTRQMIRAVEEATSQVQSDVQRLETQVSTSRSQMEEDLRRTRLQIQQVRDFLADPDTDAASIQEVSEAVLGLWLPTDSATVLQKMREIQAIAARLPNVDLVLSQTKQDIARARRLQAEAEQARSQAHAVEGQVEDVVGHLRQGTAGLQEAQVTMQGTSRSLRLIQERVAEVRQVLGPAEKLVTGMTGQLGDFQARIQELRRQAQQQRAQAARAQKLAEGASQQALSAQEGFERVRQKYAELKDRLGQASLLGEQGNRILSVKTEAEELFGETMEMMDKMRDMESELLQGSQAILLRSADLTGLEKRVEQIRDHIHERVLYYATCK, from the exons ATGAGGCCACTCCTTCTCCTCTGTTTGG CCTTGCCTGGCCTCCTGTGTGCCCAGCAAGCCTGCTCCCGCGGGGCCTGCTATCCACCTGTTGGGGACCTACTCATTGGAAGGACCCAGTTTCTCCGAGCTTCATCCACCTGTGGACTGACCAAGCCTGAAACCTACTGCACCCAATATGGCGAG TGGCAGATGAAATGCTGCAAGTGCGACTCCAGGCTGCCTCACAACTACAACGGCCACCGGGTGGAGAACGTGGCTTCGTCCTCAGGCCCGACACGCTGGTGGCAGTCACAGAACG ATGTGAGCCCCGTCTCCCTGCAGCTGGACCTGGACAGCAGATTGCAGCTCCAGGACATCATGATGGATTTAAAG GGACCCATGCCTGCAGGCCTGCTGATCGAGCGCTCATCCGACTTTGGCAAGACCTGGCAGGTGTACCAGTACCTGGCTACCGACTGCACCTCCGCTTTCCCCCGGGTCCGCCAGGGCCAGCCTCAGAGCTGGCAGGATGttcggtgccagcccctgccccagagaCCAAATGGGCACCTAAATGGGGGGAAG GTCCATCTTAACCTGATGGATTTAGCGTCTGCGATTCCAGCAACTCGAAGTCAAAAAATCCAAG AGCTAGGGGACATCACAAACTTGAGAATCAACTTCACCCAGCTGGCCCCCGTCCCCCAGAGGGGCTACCACCCCCCCAGCGCCTACTTCGCGGTGTCCCAGCTGCGGCTGCATGGGAGCTGCTTCTGTCACGGCCATGCTGACCGCTGCATCCCCAGGCCTGGAGCCCCTGCTGGCCCTTCTACCGCGGTGCAG GTCCACGACGTCTGTGTTTGCCAGCACAACACTGCCGGCCCCAACTGTGAGCGCTGCGCACCCTTCTACAACAACCGGCCCTGGAGACCCGCGGATGGCCAGGACGCCCACGTGTGCCAGC GGTGCGACTGCAACGGGCACTCAGAGACATGTCACTTCGACCCAGCTGTGTTTGCCGCCAGCCAGGGCACGCGGGGAGGTGTGTGTGACAATTGTCGGGACCACACCGAGGGGCAGAACTGTGAGCGGTGTCAGCTGCACTACTTCCGGAACCGGCGCCCAGGCGCACCCATCCAGGAGACCTGTATCC CCTGCGAGTGTGACCCGGatggggctgtgccaggggccCCCTGTGACCCGGCCACAGGGCAGTGTGTGTGCAAAGAGCACGTGCAGGGAGAGCGCTGTGACCTGTGCAAGCCAGGCTTCACCGGACTCACCCACACCAACCCGCAGGGCTGCCACC GCTGTGACTGCAGCATCCTGGGGTCCCGGCGGGACATGCCGTGTGACGAGGAGAGTGGGCGCTGCCTGTGTCTGCCTAACGTGGTGGGCCCCAAGTGTGACCAGTGTGCTCCCAACCACTGGAAGCTGGCCAGCGGCCGGGGCTGCGAACCGTGCGCCTGTGACCTGCGCCACGCACTCAGCCTGCAGTGCAACCAG TTCACAGGGCAGTGCCCCTGCCGGGAAGGGTTCGATGGCCTGACGTGCAGCGCCGCAGCCATTCGCCAGTGTCCAGACCGGACCCACGGAGACGCAGCCACGGGATGCCGAG CCTGTGACTGTGACTTCCGGGGGACCGAGGGCCCAGGCTGTGACAAAGTCTCTGGCCGGTGCCTCTGCCGCCCTGGCTTGACTGGGCGGCGTTGTGACCAGTGCCAGCGAGGCTACTGCGACCGCTACCCGGTGTGCGTGGCCTGCCACCCTTGCTTCCACACCTACGACGCGGACCTCCGGGAGCAGGCCCTGCGCCTGGGCAGACTCCGCAACACCACCGCCGGCCTGGGGTCAAGGCCAGACCTGGAGGACCACGGCCTGGCCTCCCGGATCCTGGACGCCAAGAGCAGGATTGACCAGATCCAAGCGATTCTTGACAACTCCTTGGTCTCACAGCAAGACATGGCCCAGGTGGCCGACGGCATCCTCTCCATCAG GCAGACTCTGCAGGGCCTCCAGCTGGATCTGCCCCTGGCGGAGGAGGTGCTGGCCCTGCCCGGAGACCTGGAGCGTCTAGACAGGAGCTTCCAGCACCTCCTCGTCCTGTAtcagggcaggagggagcagtTTGAAAAACTAAGCAGCGCGGATCCTTCAG GAGCCTTCCGGATGCTGACTGAAGCCTACGAGCGCTCAGCCCAGGCCGCTCAGCAGGTGTCTGACAGCACCCGCTTGTTGAGCCAACTCAGAGAGAACCGGCGAGAGGCCGAGGGGCTGGAGTGGCAGGCAGGGACTGGAGGGGGTGCCAGCAGCCCCCAGCTCGCGGCCCTGCGCCTGGAGATGGCTGCCTTGCCTGACCTGACACCCACCATCAACAAG CTCTGTGGTGGCTCCAGGCGGACGGCCTGCACCCCCGGAACATGCCCCGGCGATCTGTGCCCCCGCGACAATGGCACCTCCTGTGGCTCCCACTGCAAAGGTGCCCTCCCCAAGGTGGGCGAGGCCTTGCGGACGGCTGGGCAGGTGGCTGAACAGCTGCGCAGCttcaatgcccagctccagcagacCAGGCAGATG atcagggcagtggaggaagccaCCTCGCAGGTGCAGTCAGATGTGCAGCGCCTGGAGACCCAGGTGAGCACCAGCCGCTCCCAGATGGAGGAAGACCTCAGACGTACCCGACTCCAGATCCAGCAGGTCCGGGACTTCCTCGCAG ACCCCGACACAGACGCGGCCAGCATCCAGGAGGTCAGCGAGGCCGTGCtgggcctgtggctgcccacagacTCTGCCACTGTGCTGCAGAAGATGCGTGAGATCCAGGCCATCGCGGCCCGGCTCCCCAACGTGGACCTGGTGTTGTCCCAGACCAAGCAGGACATCGCGCGGGCCCGCAGGCTCCAGGCTGAGGCGGAGCAGGCCAG GAGCCAAGCCCATGCCgtggaggggcaggtggaggATGTGGTCGGGCACCTGCGGCAGGGCACGGCGGGGCTGCAGGAAGCACAGGTCACCATGCAAGGCACCAGTCGCTCGCTCCGGCTCATCCAGGAGAGGGTTGCCGAG gTTCGGCAGGTCTTGGGGCCGGCAGAAAAGCTGGTGACGGGCATGACGGGGCAGCTGGGTGACTTCCAGGCCCGGATACAGGAGCTCCGGCGGCAGGCCCAGCAGCAGCGGGCACAGGCAGCACGGGCCCAGAAGCTTGCGGAGGGCGCCAGCCAGCAGGCGCTGAGTGCCCAAGAG GGATTCGAGAGAGTCAGGCAGAAATACGCTGAGCTGAAGGACCGGCTGGGGCAGGCTTCCTTGCTGGGCGAGCAGGGCAACCGGATCCTGAGCGtcaagacagaggcagaggagctgtTTGGGGAGACCATGGAGATGATGGACAAGATGCGAG ACATGGAGTCGGAGCTGCTGCAGGGGAGCCAGGCCATCCTGCTGCGCTCTGCGGACCTGACCGGGCTGGAGAAGCGCGTGGAGCAGATCCGTGACCACATCCATGAGCGCGTGCTCTACTACGCCACCTGCAAGTGA
- the LAMB3 gene encoding laminin subunit beta-3 precursor (The RefSeq protein has 2 substitutions compared to this genomic sequence), with translation MRPLLLLCLALPGLLCAQQACSRGACYPPVGDLLIGRTQFLRASSTCGLTKPETYCTQYGEWQMKCCKCDSRLPHNYNGHRVENVASSSGPTRWWQSQNDVSPVSLQLDLDSRLQLQDIMMDLKGPMPAGLLIERSSDFGKTWQVYQYLATDCTSAFPRVRQGQPQSWQDVRCQPLPQRPNGHLNGGKVHLNLMDLASAIPATRSQKIQELGDITNLRINFTQLAPVPQRGYHPPSAYFAVSQLRLHGSCFCHGHADRCIPRPGAPAGPSTAVQVHDVCVCQHNTAGPNCERCAPFYNNRPWRPADGQDAHVCQRCDCNGHSETCHFDPAVFAASQGTRGGVCDNCRDHTEGQNCERCQLHYFRNRRPGAPIQETCIPCECDPDGAVPGAPCDPATGQCVCKEHVQGERCDLCKPGFTGLTHTNPQGCHRCDCSILGSRRDMPCDEESGRCLCLPNVVGPKCDQCAPNHWKLASGRGCEPCACDLRHALSLQCNQFTGQCPCREGFDGLTCSAAAIRQCPDRTHGDAATGCRACDCDFRGTEGPGCDKVSGRCLCRPGLTGRRCDQCQRGYCDRYPVCVACHPCFHTYDADLREQALRLGRLRNTTAGLGSRPDLEDHGLASRILDAKSRIDQIQAILDNSLVSQQDVAQVADGILSIRQTLQGLQLDLPLAEEVLALPGDLERLDRSFQHLLVLYQGRREQFEKLSSADPSGAFRMLTEAYERSAQAAQQVSDSTRLLSQLRENRREAEGLEWQAGTGGGASSPQLAALRLEMAALPDLTPTINKLCGGSRRTACTPGACPGDLCPRDNGTSCGSHCKGALPKVGEALRTAGQVAEQLRSFNAQLQQTRQMIRAVEEATSQVQSDVQRLETQVSTSRSQMEEDLRRTRLQIQQVRDFLADPDTDAASIQEVSEAVLGLWLPTDSATVLQKMREIQAIAARLPNVDLVLSQTKQDIARARRLQAEAEQARSQAHAVEGQVEDVVGHLRQGTAGLQEAQVTMQGTSRSLRLIQERVAEVRQVLGPAEKLVTGMTGQLGDFQARIQELRRQAQQQRAQAARAQKLAEGASQQALSAQEGFERVRQKYAELKDRLGQASLLGEQGNRILSVKTEAEELFGETMEMMDKMRDMESELLQGSQAILLRSADLTGLEKRVEQIRDHIHERVLYYATCK, from the exons ATGAGGCCACTCCTTCTCCTCTGTTTGG CCTTGCCTGGCCTCCTGTGTGCCCAGCAAGCCTGCTCCCGCGGGGCCTGCTATCCACCTGTTGGGGACCTACTCATTGGAAGGACCCAGTTTCTCCGAGCTTCATCCACCTGTGGACTGACCAAGCCTGAAACCTACTGCACCCAATATGGCGAG TGGCAGATGAAATGCTGCAAGTGCGACTCCAGGCTGCCTCACAACTACAACGGCCACCGGGTGGAGAACGTGGCTTCGTCCTCAGGCCCGACACGCTGGTGGCAGTCACAGAACG ATGTGAGCCCCGTCTCCCTGCAGCTGGACCTGGACAGCAGATTGCAGCTCCAGGACATCATGATGGATTTAAAG GGACCCATGCCTGCAGGCCTGCTGATCGAGCGCTCATCCGACTTTGGCAAGACCTGGCAGGTGTACCAGTACCTGGCTACCGACTGCACCTCCGCTTTCCCCCGGGTCCGCCAGGGCCAGCCTCAGAGCTGGCAGGATGttcggtgccagcccctgccccagagaCCAAATGGGCACCTAAATGGGGGGAAG GTCCATCTTAACCTGATGGATTTAGCGTCTGCGATTCCAGCAACTCGAAGTCAAAAAATCCAAG AGCTAGGGGACATCACAAACTTGAGAATCAACTTCACCCAGCTGGCCCCCGTCCCCCAGAGGGGCTACCACCCCCCCAGCGCCTACTTCGCGGTGTCCCAGCTGCGGCTGCATGGGAGCTGCTTCTGTCACGGCCATGCTGACCGCTGCATCCCCAGGCCTGGAGCCCCTGCTGGCCCTTCTACCGCGGTGCAG GTCCACGACGTCTGTGTTTGCCAGCACAACACTGCCGGCCCCAACTGTGAGCGCTGCGCACCCTTCTACAACAACCGGCCCTGGAGACCCGCGGATGGCCAGGACGCCCACGTGTGCCAGC GGTGCGACTGCAACGGGCACTCAGAGACATGTCACTTCGACCCAGCTGTGTTTGCCGCCAGCCAGGGCACGCGGGGAGGTGTGTGTGACAATTGTCGGGACCACACCGAGGGGCAGAACTGTGAGCGGTGTCAGCTGCACTACTTCCGGAACCGGCGCCCAGGCGCACCCATCCAGGAGACCTGTATCC CCTGCGAGTGTGACCCGGatggggctgtgccaggggccCCCTGTGACCCGGCCACAGGGCAGTGTGTGTGCAAAGAGCACGTGCAGGGAGAGCGCTGTGACCTGTGCAAGCCAGGCTTCACCGGACTCACCCACACCAACCCGCAGGGCTGCCACC GCTGTGACTGCAGCATCCTGGGGTCCCGGCGGGACATGCCGTGTGACGAGGAGAGTGGGCGCTGCCTGTGTCTGCCTAACGTGGTGGGCCCCAAGTGTGACCAGTGTGCTCCCAACCACTGGAAGCTGGCCAGCGGCCGGGGCTGCGAACCGTGCGCCTGTGACCTGCGCCACGCACTCAGCCTGCAGTGCAACCAG TTCACAGGGCAGTGCCCCTGCCGGGAAGGGTTCGATGGCCTGACGTGCAGCGCCGCAGCCATTCGCCAGTGTCCAGACCGGACCCACGGAGACGCAGCCACGGGATGCCGAG CCTGTGACTGTGACTTCCGGGGGACCGAGGGCCCAGGCTGTGACAAAGTCTCTGGCCGGTGCCTCTGCCGCCCTGGCTTGACTGGGCGGCGTTGTGACCAGTGCCAGCGAGGCTACTGCGACCGCTACCCGGTGTGCGTGGCCTGCCACCCTTGCTTCCACACCTACGACGCGGACCTCCGGGAGCAGGCCCTGCGCCTGGGCAGACTCCGCAACACCACCGCCGGCCTGGGGTCAAGGCCAGACCTGGAGGACCACGGCCTGGCCTCCCGGATCCTGGACGCCAAGAGCAGGATTGACCAGATCCAAGCGATTCTTGACAACTCCTTGGTCTCACAGCAAGACATGGCCCAGGTGGCCGACGGCATCCTCTCCATCAG GCAGACTCTGCAGGGCCTCCAGCTGGATCTGCCCCTGGCGGAGGAGGTGCTGGCCCTGCCCGGAGACCTGGAGCGTCTAGACAGGAGCTTCCAGCACCTCCTCGTCCTGTAtcagggcaggagggagcagtTTGAAAAACTAAGCAGCGCGGATCCTTCAG GAGCCTTCCGGATGCTGACTGAAGCCTACGAGCGCTCAGCCCAGGCCGCTCAGCAGGTGTCTGACAGCACCCGCTTGTTGAGCCAACTCAGAGAGAACCGGCGAGAGGCCGAGGGGCTGGAGTGGCAGGCAGGGACTGGAGGGGGTGCCAGCAGCCCCCAGCTCGCGGCCCTGCGCCTGGAGATGGCTGCCTTGCCTGACCTGACACCCACCATCAACAAG CTCTGTGGTGGCTCCAGGCGGACGGCCTGCACCCCCGGAACATGCCCCGGCGATCTGTGCCCCCGCGACAATGGCACCTCCTGTGGCTCCCACTGCAAAGGTGCCCTCCCCAAGGTGGGCGAGGCCTTGCGGACGGCTGGGCAGGTGGCTGAACAGCTGCGCAGCttcaatgcccagctccagcagacCAGGCAGATG atcagggcagtggaggaagccaCCTCGCAGGTGCAGTCAGATGTGCAGCGCCTGGAGACCCAGGTGAGCACCAGCCGCTCCCAGATGGAGGAAGACCTCAGACGTACCCGACTCCAGATCCAGCAGGTCCGGGACTTCCTCGCAG ACCCCGACACAGACGCGGCCAGCATCCAGGAGGTCAGCGAGGCCGTGCtgggcctgtggctgcccacagacTCTGCCACTGTGCTGCAGAAGATGCGTGAGATCCAGGCCATCGCGGCCCGGCTCCCCAACGTGGACCTGGTGTTGTCCCAGACCAAGCAGGACATCGCGCGGGCCCGCAGGCTCCAGGCTGAGGCGGAGCAGGCCAG GAGCCAAGCCCATGCCgtggaggggcaggtggaggATGTGGTCGGGCACCTGCGGCAGGGCACGGCGGGGCTGCAGGAAGCACAGGTCACCATGCAAGGCACCAGTCGCTCGCTCCGGCTCATCCAGGAGAGGGTTGCCGAG gTTCGGCAGGTCTTGGGGCCGGCAGAAAAGCTGGTGACGGGCATGACGGGGCAGCTGGGTGACTTCCAGGCCCGGATACAGGAGCTCCGGCGGCAGGCCCAGCAGCAGCGGGCACAGGCAGCACGGGCCCAGAAGCTTGCGGAGGGCGCCAGCCAGCAGGCGCTGAGTGCCCAAGAG GGATTCGAGAGAGTCAGGCAGAAATACGCTGAGCTGAAGGACCGGCTGGGGCAGGCTTCCTTGCTGGGCGAGCAGGGCAACCGGATCCTGAGCGtcaagacagaggcagaggagctgtTTGGGGAGACCATGGAGATGATGGACAAGATGCGAG ACATGGAGTCGGAGCTGCTGCAGGGGAGCCAGGCCATCCTGCTGCGCTCTGCGGACCTGACCGGGCTGGAGAAGCGCGTGGAGCAGATCCGTGACCACATCCATGAGCGCGTGCTCTACTACGCCACCTGCAAGTGA